One genomic segment of Desulfobulbaceae bacterium DB1 includes these proteins:
- a CDS encoding hydrogenase, whose amino-acid sequence MLKIIRERFRQGYRTGGFPKSEPVLPERFRGLPVLRQDLCAPCTEGCEQRCPFGAVSREAGKTVIDLGRCLFCADCPVCPHGAITFTSDYRLSTRSRADLVFSGHELALAERLEAKILGLFGRSLKLRQVSAGGCNACEADTNVLGTLFFDLGRFGIQFVASPRHADGIMISGPVSENMRLALLATYAAIPEPKLVIATGACAINGGPFAGSPEIHDGIDSLLPVDLYIPGCPPHPFTILDGLLRLLDKRKDGK is encoded by the coding sequence ATGTTGAAAATCATTCGAGAGCGCTTCCGCCAGGGGTACAGAACCGGTGGCTTTCCAAAGAGCGAGCCGGTCCTGCCCGAACGTTTTCGCGGTCTGCCCGTGTTGCGTCAGGATCTTTGCGCCCCATGCACGGAAGGCTGTGAACAGCGGTGCCCCTTTGGCGCGGTCAGCCGCGAGGCCGGGAAAACAGTCATCGACCTCGGCCGCTGCCTCTTCTGCGCCGACTGCCCGGTCTGCCCCCATGGCGCCATTACCTTTACCAGTGATTACCGGCTGTCGACCCGCAGCCGGGCCGATCTCGTTTTCAGCGGCCACGAACTTGCCCTGGCCGAACGCCTTGAGGCAAAAATCCTCGGCCTTTTCGGTCGCTCCCTCAAACTCCGCCAGGTATCGGCCGGCGGCTGCAACGCCTGCGAGGCCGACACCAATGTTCTCGGCACCCTGTTTTTTGACCTGGGACGCTTCGGCATCCAGTTTGTCGCCTCCCCCCGCCATGCGGACGGCATCATGATCAGCGGCCCGGTCAGCGAAAATATGCGGCTGGCGCTGCTCGCCACCTATGCGGCTATACCGGAACCGAAACTGGTCATTGCCACCGGGGCCTGCGCCATCAACGGCGGCCCCTTTGCCGGCAGCCCCGAAATTCATGACGGCATCGATTCCCTGCTGCCGGTGGACCTCTATATTCCAGGCTGTCCACCCCATCCATTCACCATTCTGGATGGCCTCCTGCGACTGCTTGACAAAAGAAAGGATGGGAAGTAA
- a CDS encoding hydrogenase — protein sequence MVTSFFFHLVLLLLLSPLLPGIIARVKAIIAGRRGQPVLQLYWDIGKLFRKGMVLSSTTTWVFRAGPPAGVVVPLLAAMLVPFGPMAAPVSFSGDLILFVYLLALSRFFIVLSALDTGSSFEGMGAAREVTFAVLVEPTIFVAFIVLARIAGDFSLNAMFNVGTTGQLLQSEAAITLPFIALCLFVVLLAENCRIPFDDPNTHLELTMIHEVMVLDHSGPDFGLILYGASMKLLLFAALIMNLLLPATGNNLLDMVSFAAGLIVLAVAVGLVESAMARLRLTRVPQLLVGTTLLSFFALILLLR from the coding sequence ATGGTCACTTCGTTTTTCTTTCATCTTGTTCTGCTGCTGCTTCTTTCCCCCCTGCTGCCCGGCATCATTGCCAGGGTCAAGGCGATCATCGCCGGACGGCGCGGCCAACCCGTGCTGCAGCTTTACTGGGACATCGGCAAACTCTTCCGCAAGGGGATGGTCTTGAGCTCCACCACAACCTGGGTCTTTCGTGCCGGACCGCCGGCGGGCGTCGTCGTTCCCCTGCTCGCCGCCATGCTGGTCCCATTCGGCCCCATGGCGGCGCCGGTTTCCTTCAGCGGCGATTTGATCCTCTTTGTCTATCTGCTGGCGCTTTCCCGCTTTTTCATCGTTCTGTCCGCCCTGGATACCGGTTCGAGCTTCGAGGGCATGGGAGCGGCCCGCGAGGTTACCTTTGCCGTCCTGGTGGAACCGACCATCTTTGTCGCCTTCATTGTTCTGGCCCGGATCGCCGGGGATTTTTCCTTAAATGCCATGTTCAATGTCGGGACCACGGGACAGCTGCTCCAATCCGAAGCCGCCATTACGCTGCCGTTTATCGCACTCTGCCTCTTTGTCGTGCTGCTGGCTGAAAATTGTCGGATCCCCTTTGATGACCCCAACACCCATCTCGAACTGACCATGATTCACGAGGTGATGGTGCTGGACCACAGCGGACCGGATTTCGGGCTCATTCTCTACGGCGCCTCCATGAAGCTGCTGCTGTTCGCGGCTCTCATCATGAACCTGCTCCTTCCGGCCACCGGCAACAATCTCCTTGACATGGTCAGCTTCGCCGCGGGCCTGATTGTCCTTGCCGTGGCGGTTGGCCTGGTGGAATCGGCCATGGCCCGACTGCGGCTGACCAGGGTACCCCAGTTGCTCGTCGGCACCACCCTGCTTTCCTTTTTTGCCCTGATTCTGCTTCTGAGGTGA
- a CDS encoding macrolide ABC transporter ATP-binding protein: MTAQAATGRHPLVELQGVTKVYGSGTAAMQALRGVDLRIDQGDFVAVMGPSGSGKSTCMNILGCLDTPTDGRYLFRNVEVGALSRNQRAMLRRHQLGFVFQGFNLLNRTSALENVELPLIYRGIKAEERHRRAGAALAAVGLAGWEHHTPGELSGGQQQRVAIARAIVTEPAVLLADEPTGNLDTARSLEIMDLLTSFNREQGITIIMVTHEQEMARFAGRVVQFRDGLVLVDQANGEAG, encoded by the coding sequence ATGACGGCCCAGGCGGCGACAGGGCGTCATCCCCTGGTGGAACTGCAGGGGGTGACCAAGGTGTACGGCAGCGGCACGGCGGCCATGCAGGCCCTGCGCGGGGTGGACCTGCGCATCGACCAGGGTGATTTCGTGGCGGTCATGGGGCCGAGCGGTTCCGGCAAATCCACCTGCATGAATATTCTCGGCTGCCTTGATACGCCCACTGACGGCAGATATCTCTTCCGCAACGTCGAGGTAGGTGCGCTGAGCAGAAACCAGCGGGCCATGCTGCGGCGCCATCAACTGGGATTTGTTTTCCAGGGCTTCAACCTGCTGAACCGTACCTCGGCCCTGGAAAATGTCGAGCTGCCGCTCATCTACCGGGGCATCAAGGCCGAGGAGCGCCACCGCCGGGCCGGCGCGGCGCTGGCAGCCGTTGGTTTGGCAGGCTGGGAACACCACACGCCGGGCGAACTCTCCGGCGGCCAGCAGCAGCGGGTGGCCATCGCCCGGGCCATTGTCACCGAGCCGGCCGTGCTGCTGGCCGACGAACCGACCGGCAACCTGGATACGGCCCGCAGTCTGGAGATCATGGATCTGCTCACCTCCTTTAACCGGGAGCAGGGCATCACCATCATCATGGTCACCCATGAACAGGAAATGGCCCGGTTTGCCGGGCGGGTGGTGCAGTTCCGGGACGGCCTGGTCCTGGTGGACCAGGCAAACGGGGAGGCGGGCTGA
- a CDS encoding RND transporter → MTTGVVLTVSVIVGLVGCAAVGPDYVPPETGAPAAWHTDLRGGVAAESPDPRLLAGWWATLDDPLLSGLIEQALNANLDVGQAKARVREARARRGISQAGRSPTLDAGGSATRSKSSENSGGGATRSFYAASSDAGWEVDIFGGVRRGVEAAEADLAASREELRDVLVTLIAEVALNYLDTRTYQSRLAVAEDNLAIQQQTFELIRSRYEAGLGDELALQQARSSLESTRAQIPVLRSGLEEAKNRLAVLTGKAPGGVHDLLAERKPIPVIPPMVAVGVPAETLRQRPDIRRAERSLAAQTARVGAATADFYPKFRLAGSIGLESLKSAELFQSASQAWNIGPSVSWNIFDAGAIRQNIEVQSAIGEQYLLAYEAAILGALEEVENALSAYVEEQLRRERLLVAVDAARQAEALAANQYSAGLVDFTIVLDAQRTLLSFEDQLAESDGAVVSGLIRLYKALGGGWQAAAPATEPQAVGKRENDKE, encoded by the coding sequence ATGACAACCGGCGTGGTGCTGACCGTGTCGGTGATTGTCGGCCTGGTCGGTTGCGCCGCTGTCGGGCCTGATTACGTCCCGCCGGAAACCGGCGCTCCTGCTGCCTGGCACACCGATCTGCGGGGTGGTGTGGCGGCGGAAAGCCCGGACCCACGGCTGCTGGCCGGCTGGTGGGCAACCTTGGACGATCCGCTGCTGAGCGGTCTCATCGAACAGGCGCTGAACGCCAATCTCGATGTCGGACAGGCTAAGGCCAGGGTGCGGGAGGCGCGTGCCCGGCGCGGCATCAGCCAGGCCGGGCGGTCTCCGACCCTGGACGCCGGCGGCTCGGCCACCCGGAGTAAGAGCAGCGAAAACAGTGGTGGAGGGGCGACGCGCAGTTTTTACGCAGCGAGTTCCGACGCCGGCTGGGAGGTGGACATCTTCGGCGGCGTGCGGCGCGGCGTGGAGGCGGCTGAGGCGGATCTGGCCGCAAGCCGGGAGGAGCTGCGGGACGTACTGGTGACGCTCATTGCCGAGGTGGCGCTCAATTACCTGGATACCCGCACCTATCAGTCCCGTCTGGCCGTGGCTGAAGACAACCTGGCCATTCAGCAGCAGACCTTTGAGCTGATCCGCTCACGCTATGAAGCGGGACTGGGTGATGAACTGGCACTGCAGCAGGCGCGCTCCAGCCTGGAAAGCACCCGGGCCCAGATCCCCGTCCTGCGCAGCGGTCTGGAAGAGGCGAAGAACCGCTTGGCCGTGCTGACCGGGAAGGCTCCCGGCGGGGTGCATGACCTGCTGGCCGAAAGAAAACCGATTCCCGTCATCCCGCCCATGGTGGCGGTGGGGGTACCGGCCGAGACCCTGCGGCAGCGACCGGATATCCGCCGGGCGGAACGCAGTCTCGCCGCCCAGACCGCCCGTGTCGGAGCGGCCACGGCGGATTTCTACCCCAAGTTTCGGCTGGCCGGCTCCATCGGCCTTGAATCCCTCAAATCGGCAGAGCTGTTCCAGTCCGCAAGCCAAGCCTGGAACATCGGGCCTTCCGTTTCCTGGAACATTTTTGATGCGGGCGCCATCCGACAAAACATAGAGGTGCAGTCCGCCATTGGGGAGCAGTATCTGCTCGCCTATGAAGCAGCAATTCTGGGCGCGCTGGAAGAGGTGGAAAACGCCCTCAGCGCCTATGTCGAAGAACAGCTGCGCCGGGAACGGCTGCTTGTTGCGGTGGATGCCGCGCGCCAGGCCGAGGCCCTTGCCGCAAACCAGTATAGTGCCGGACTGGTTGATTTCACCATCGTGCTGGACGCCCAGCGCACCCTGCTTTCCTTTGAGGATCAGTTGGCGGAAAGCGACGGCGCCGTCGTTTCGGGATTGATCCGTTTGTACAAGGCCCTGGGCGGAGGATGGCAGGCCGCGGCTCCGGCAACAGAGCCGCAAGCGGTGGGAAAAAGGGAAAATGACAAGGAGTAA
- a CDS encoding polyamine ABC transporter ATP-binding protein: protein MATPSSSSPPAIVVNNLTMAYGERVIQRDLAFTVNRGDIFIIMGGSGCGKSTLLRHLIGLQQPAAGEVLYDGTDFWQLPPDERQRIMRRFGVLYQSGALWSSMTLAENVALPLEEYTELSKGEILELVSFKLALVGLAGFEDYYPSEISGGMKKRAGLARAMALDPDILFFDEPSAGLDPISSRMLDDLIIELRDSLGATVVVVTHELPSIFAIGTNSVFLDAGTRTMIASGDPGRLLAESDNALVKRFLTRGGVDRSRADISQTEA from the coding sequence ATGGCGACTCCTTCTTCCTCTTCCCCGCCGGCCATCGTGGTGAACAACCTGACCATGGCCTACGGTGAACGGGTCATCCAGCGGGACCTCGCTTTCACCGTGAACCGTGGGGACATCTTCATCATCATGGGGGGAAGCGGCTGCGGCAAGAGCACCCTGCTGCGCCATCTCATCGGACTTCAGCAACCCGCGGCCGGTGAGGTGCTTTATGACGGAACCGATTTCTGGCAGCTGCCGCCCGATGAGCGGCAACGGATCATGCGCCGCTTCGGGGTTCTCTACCAGAGCGGCGCCCTCTGGAGTTCCATGACCCTGGCGGAGAATGTGGCCCTGCCCCTGGAGGAGTATACGGAATTGTCGAAAGGCGAGATCCTGGAGCTGGTTTCCTTCAAGCTGGCGCTGGTTGGGCTGGCCGGTTTTGAGGATTATTACCCGAGCGAGATCAGCGGCGGCATGAAGAAGCGGGCCGGCCTGGCCCGAGCCATGGCGCTTGATCCCGACATCCTCTTTTTCGACGAGCCGTCGGCCGGGCTCGATCCCATCAGCTCCCGCATGCTGGACGACCTGATCATCGAGCTGCGGGACAGCCTCGGCGCAACCGTGGTGGTTGTCACCCACGAATTGCCGAGCATCTTCGCCATCGGCACCAATTCCGTGTTTCTCGATGCCGGAACCAGGACCATGATCGCGTCCGGCGATCCCGGACGATTGCTGGCTGAATCAGATAATGCGCTAGTCAAGCGATTTCTCACCCGGGGCGGCGTCGACCGCTCCCGGGCGGACATTTCTCAAACGGAGGCGTAA
- a CDS encoding hydrogenase translates to MNDFNSIILLCVILLNFFILGTSRLAACIRVTGFQGGLLSLLPPVIHGLTFHTMFLAGTALVIKGFVIPWLLMRAIRQVHIRREIEPRIGYVATLMIGALTTAGAFIFADRLPLLPQHLHSLFIPASLSTMAAGFLMLITRRKAITQVAGYLIFENGIFIFGILLAEAMPFMVEAGILLDILVAIFVMGIVMNHINREFSSTNTENLCLLKE, encoded by the coding sequence ATGAACGATTTCAACAGCATCATCCTGCTTTGCGTTATCCTGCTTAATTTTTTCATCCTGGGTACCAGCCGTCTGGCCGCCTGCATCCGGGTCACCGGCTTTCAGGGCGGCCTGCTGTCCCTGCTGCCGCCCGTCATTCACGGTCTGACTTTCCATACCATGTTTCTTGCCGGCACCGCCCTGGTCATCAAAGGCTTCGTCATTCCCTGGCTGCTGATGCGGGCCATCCGTCAGGTGCACATCAGGCGGGAAATCGAACCGCGCATCGGCTACGTCGCCACCCTGATGATCGGCGCGCTGACCACGGCCGGCGCCTTCATCTTCGCCGACCGGTTGCCCCTGCTGCCCCAGCACCTGCATTCACTGTTCATCCCCGCATCGCTTTCCACCATGGCGGCCGGTTTTCTCATGCTGATCACCCGGCGCAAGGCCATCACCCAAGTGGCAGGCTACCTGATCTTTGAAAACGGCATCTTCATCTTCGGCATCCTGCTGGCCGAGGCCATGCCCTTCATGGTTGAGGCGGGAATCCTGCTTGACATCCTGGTTGCCATTTTCGTCATGGGCATTGTCATGAACCATATAAACCGTGAGTTTTCCTCCACGAACACCGAAAATCTCTGTCTCCTGAAAGAATAG
- a CDS encoding NADH-dependent alcohol dehydrogenase, with the protein MFDFDFHNPTKILFGRGRETEIGKELQAAGIGKVLFLYGRDSIKKSGLWDRIVASLQQNNIAWVEHAGVVSNPVISHTRLGVDLAKKERVDAVLAVGGGSVLDEGKAIAVGALSDDDVWDYFVGKEVVAALPVFAVLTLAATGSEMNGNAVVTNEETRQKYNIASIHVYPRVSILNPELTCTVPPNYSAYGAVDAVAHVIEGYFTRRGGTHLQDRLVEGIIKTVIETNNIIMKAPADYAARAEFMWAATLALNGLTTAGLDEYSFPNHMIEHALSAIYNIAHGAGLAIVIPAWMKWYSPRCPERFQRFSLEIFGLHGVEAGIDALENWFAAIGAPTRLSHVGIKEHDIDQIADNAFGLATQWGIAGIYPRKAIAEILRFAV; encoded by the coding sequence ATGTTTGATTTTGACTTTCATAACCCGACAAAGATACTTTTCGGGCGTGGCAGGGAAACGGAAATCGGCAAAGAATTACAGGCTGCCGGCATCGGCAAGGTCCTTTTTCTGTATGGCAGGGATTCGATTAAAAAATCAGGTCTTTGGGATCGAATTGTCGCAAGCCTGCAACAAAATAACATTGCCTGGGTCGAGCATGCCGGGGTGGTGTCCAACCCGGTGATTTCCCATACCCGGCTTGGCGTTGATCTGGCAAAAAAAGAAAGGGTTGATGCCGTTCTCGCGGTGGGCGGCGGTTCGGTGCTGGATGAAGGCAAGGCCATCGCCGTTGGCGCCCTGAGTGACGATGATGTCTGGGATTATTTTGTCGGCAAGGAGGTTGTCGCCGCCCTGCCGGTGTTTGCCGTGCTTACTTTGGCTGCAACCGGCAGCGAGATGAACGGCAATGCTGTGGTGACAAACGAGGAAACCCGGCAGAAGTACAATATCGCCTCTATCCACGTTTATCCGCGGGTGTCCATCCTTAATCCCGAGCTCACCTGCACGGTGCCGCCGAATTACTCGGCGTATGGGGCGGTGGATGCCGTCGCCCATGTGATCGAGGGCTACTTTACCCGCCGTGGAGGCACGCACCTGCAGGACCGGCTGGTCGAAGGCATTATTAAAACAGTGATCGAGACAAACAACATCATCATGAAGGCGCCTGCCGATTATGCGGCCAGGGCGGAATTCATGTGGGCCGCGACCCTGGCCCTGAACGGTCTGACCACCGCCGGGCTTGACGAGTACAGTTTCCCGAACCACATGATCGAGCATGCGCTCAGCGCCATTTACAATATCGCCCATGGGGCGGGGCTTGCCATCGTCATTCCCGCCTGGATGAAATGGTATTCCCCCAGGTGTCCCGAGCGTTTTCAACGTTTTTCCCTGGAAATATTCGGCCTCCACGGGGTTGAGGCCGGCATCGATGCCCTGGAAAACTGGTTTGCCGCAATCGGCGCCCCAACCCGTCTTTCGCATGTCGGCATCAAGGAGCACGACATCGATCAGATTGCCGACAATGCCTTTGGGCTTGCGACCCAGTGGGGCATTGCCGGGATATATCCGCGCAAGGCCATTGCCGAAATTCTTCGCTTCGCGGTCTGA
- a CDS encoding hydrogenase, translating to MTLSILLFLPLAAALAAAALPSARLRPWIVAATGLAHLLLVLQIVATPQPVLIPGTMLGLDAMGRLILLSVSLLYCACAFYGIGYFRTHPDWENRTFIVCLLAMLSAMTLATAARHLGLLWVAVEATTILSAPLIYFNRNRFSIEATWKYLLLCSVGIALAMLGIFFVAYAGLAGSGKESLQIDHMLVLAPQFSKPWLRAAFVFLLVGFGTKMGLAPLHSWKPDAYGEAPGLVGGLLAGGLTSVAFLAVLRVMQIMGAAGEQILANQCLLALGVVSLVFAAIFVIRQRDIKRMLAYSSVEHMGILAVGIAIGGPATYGAMLHVINNALTKGSLFMSAGNIHRYFGSKRMCETQGAISVLPWSASLFLAGFLAIAGSPPFGPFISEFTILRGIFSGGHQWLGLAGIFLLAVIFIGMSATVVTVSLGTPMDINKTADNIDENFMTVASPLALMAAVLVLGIYLPEPLRVLLRDAALLMEVNR from the coding sequence ATGACCCTTTCCATCCTTCTCTTTCTGCCCCTTGCCGCCGCACTGGCGGCCGCCGCCCTGCCATCCGCCCGTTTGCGGCCGTGGATCGTTGCCGCGACCGGGCTGGCGCATCTGCTGCTTGTGCTGCAGATCGTCGCCACTCCCCAGCCGGTTCTCATTCCCGGCACCATGCTCGGCCTCGATGCCATGGGCCGCCTGATACTGCTGTCGGTCAGCCTGCTTTATTGCGCCTGCGCCTTTTACGGCATCGGCTACTTCCGCACCCACCCGGACTGGGAGAACCGCACCTTCATCGTCTGCCTGCTCGCCATGCTCAGCGCCATGACCCTGGCCACGGCCGCCCGGCACCTCGGCCTGCTGTGGGTTGCGGTGGAAGCCACCACCATCCTCAGCGCCCCGCTCATCTATTTTAATCGCAATCGCTTTTCCATCGAGGCAACCTGGAAGTATCTGCTGCTTTGCTCCGTGGGCATCGCCCTTGCCATGCTCGGCATCTTTTTCGTCGCTTACGCCGGACTGGCCGGCAGCGGCAAGGAAAGTCTGCAAATCGACCACATGCTCGTTCTGGCCCCGCAATTCTCCAAACCCTGGCTGCGGGCCGCTTTTGTCTTTCTGCTGGTTGGTTTCGGCACCAAAATGGGGCTTGCGCCCCTTCACTCCTGGAAGCCGGACGCCTACGGCGAGGCACCGGGCCTGGTGGGCGGCCTGCTGGCCGGCGGACTGACTTCCGTCGCCTTTCTCGCGGTGCTGCGGGTCATGCAGATCATGGGCGCGGCCGGTGAACAAATTCTGGCCAACCAGTGCCTGCTGGCCCTTGGCGTCGTTTCCCTGGTTTTTGCCGCTATTTTCGTTATCCGACAGCGGGACATCAAGCGGATGCTGGCTTACTCCAGCGTCGAACACATGGGGATACTCGCCGTCGGTATCGCCATCGGCGGCCCGGCCACATACGGCGCCATGCTGCACGTCATCAACAACGCCTTGACCAAGGGCTCCCTGTTCATGAGCGCCGGCAACATCCACCGCTACTTCGGCAGCAAAAGAATGTGCGAAACCCAAGGGGCAATCAGCGTGCTGCCCTGGTCCGCCAGCCTGTTTCTCGCCGGTTTCCTCGCCATTGCCGGATCACCGCCCTTTGGCCCCTTTATCAGTGAATTCACCATTCTGCGCGGCATTTTCTCCGGCGGCCACCAATGGCTCGGCCTCGCCGGCATCTTTCTGCTGGCCGTCATTTTTATCGGCATGAGCGCAACGGTGGTGACCGTTTCCCTGGGAACCCCCATGGATATCAACAAGACCGCGGACAACATCGACGAAAATTTCATGACCGTGGCCAGCCCCCTGGCCCTGATGGCCGCGGTGCTGGTCCTCGGCATCTATCTTCCGGAACCGCTGCGCGTACTGCTGCGCGACGCGGCATTGCTGATGGAGGTGAACCGATGA
- a CDS encoding hydrogenase — protein MSTPPRIVNGGTLPLASIPLLQHEEFSLLMKTALTGKERLAALFAVPGNNGTGEVTLYAVTASPDSGTLTVFGHEAATSFPSLTPELPQLHLFEREIAEQYGVAFPGHPWFKPVRFHATWNGAADPWQRPTGQHPLVGDMDFFQVEGDEIHEVGVGPVHAGIIEPGHFRFQCYGEKVLHLEISLGYQHRGMERLLLGGPWPQTPMQIETMAGDTTIGHMTAYSRIIESLSGCRVSARAQFLRAVALELERLANHVGDIGAMAGDVGYLPTSSFCGRLRGDYLNMTATLCGSRFGRGLVRPGGVLFDAGPEIRDKILTALDPVAKHTTGALDLFFDTSSVLARLEGTGTVNPRDAVGLGLVGVAGRACGIDCDVRRHFDPEIHGTDNVPAMTSSHGDVFARAMVRRNEVIHSTDCLRRRLNALPDGACRRETADLAPETMAICMVEGWRGTLTHAAITGIDGRFSRYKVIDPSFFNWNGLAMALRDGQISDFPLCNKSFNLSYCGFDL, from the coding sequence ATGAGCACGCCCCCCCGCATCGTCAATGGCGGCACCCTGCCCCTGGCCTCCATCCCGTTGCTGCAGCATGAGGAATTCAGCCTGCTCATGAAAACCGCTCTCACCGGCAAAGAACGGCTGGCCGCCCTTTTTGCCGTACCGGGAAATAACGGCACGGGCGAGGTCACACTTTACGCGGTGACGGCCTCGCCGGACAGCGGCACCCTTACCGTCTTCGGCCACGAAGCGGCAACGAGTTTTCCCTCCCTCACCCCGGAACTGCCCCAGCTCCATCTTTTTGAACGGGAAATCGCCGAACAGTACGGGGTCGCTTTCCCCGGCCATCCCTGGTTCAAGCCGGTGCGTTTTCACGCCACCTGGAACGGCGCAGCGGACCCCTGGCAGCGTCCGACCGGACAGCATCCCCTCGTGGGCGACATGGACTTTTTCCAGGTGGAGGGCGATGAAATTCACGAGGTCGGCGTCGGTCCGGTGCATGCCGGCATCATCGAGCCCGGTCATTTCCGCTTCCAGTGCTACGGCGAAAAGGTGCTTCACCTGGAAATCTCCCTGGGCTACCAGCACCGGGGCATGGAACGTTTGCTGCTTGGCGGTCCCTGGCCGCAAACGCCGATGCAGATCGAGACCATGGCCGGCGACACCACCATCGGCCACATGACCGCCTACAGCCGGATCATCGAATCCCTGTCCGGCTGCCGGGTCTCAGCCCGGGCCCAGTTCCTGCGCGCCGTGGCCCTGGAGCTGGAACGGCTGGCCAATCATGTCGGCGACATCGGCGCCATGGCCGGCGACGTGGGCTATCTGCCGACCTCTTCCTTCTGCGGCCGCCTGCGGGGCGATTATCTGAACATGACTGCGACCCTCTGCGGCAGCCGTTTCGGCCGCGGCCTCGTCCGGCCCGGCGGCGTGCTTTTTGATGCGGGGCCGGAAATCCGGGACAAAATCCTCACCGCCCTCGACCCGGTTGCCAAGCACACCACCGGTGCCCTTGATCTCTTTTTCGATACCTCCTCGGTGCTGGCCCGCCTGGAAGGAACCGGCACCGTGAACCCCAGGGATGCCGTCGGCCTCGGCCTGGTCGGCGTGGCAGGCCGGGCCTGCGGCATCGACTGCGATGTCCGCCGCCATTTCGACCCTGAAATCCATGGCACGGACAATGTACCGGCCATGACGTCCTCCCACGGCGACGTTTTTGCCCGCGCCATGGTGCGACGCAACGAGGTAATCCATTCCACGGACTGTCTCCGCCGACGCCTCAACGCCCTGCCGGATGGCGCATGCCGCCGGGAAACAGCCGATCTGGCCCCGGAAACCATGGCAATCTGCATGGTGGAAGGCTGGCGCGGCACCCTGACCCATGCGGCCATCACCGGCATCGACGGGCGCTTCAGCCGCTACAAGGTGATCGATCCCTCTTTCTTCAACTGGAATGGCCTTGCCATGGCCCTCAGGGATGGACAGATTTCGGATTTCCCCTTGTGCAATAAGAGTTTCAACCTTTCCTACTGCGGCTTTGACCTGTGA
- a CDS encoding multidrug ABC transporter substrate-binding protein produces the protein MLANTLLLALREIRRNVLRSFLTILGIVIGVAAVIVMVTIGSGATAQVTEQIASLGSNLLMVRVGQHMGPGQTTSAPPFDLDDAHAILREIPAVAAVAPSSSQRITAVYGNANWSTTATGIDNTFFTVRNWEVQSGRRFLETELRAGKAVCVIGATIGKELFGEMDPIDSSIRLGTFSCQVIGVLEAKGQSTFGSDQDDLVLVPLRTFQRRIAGNQDISLIQVSVAEGRSTDKAKSDIEELLRIRRHIVGAENDNFQVRDMKEITRMLTGTTQILTTLLGAVAAVSLLVGGIGIMNIMLVSVTERTREIGIRLAIGALEREVLLQFLVEAVVLSSFGGVIGILLAVSGSIGLARLLRIPFIFNPGIMVIAFFFSAAVGVIFGFFPARKAARLDPIDALRHE, from the coding sequence ATGCTGGCCAATACACTGCTTCTCGCCCTGCGGGAGATCCGGCGCAACGTGCTGCGCTCCTTTCTCACCATTCTCGGTATCGTCATCGGCGTGGCCGCGGTCATCGTCATGGTTACCATCGGCAGCGGCGCCACGGCCCAGGTCACCGAGCAGATCGCCAGTCTCGGCAGCAACCTGCTCATGGTGCGGGTCGGCCAGCACATGGGGCCGGGCCAGACCACCAGCGCTCCTCCCTTTGATCTGGACGATGCCCACGCCATCCTGCGGGAAATTCCCGCCGTGGCCGCGGTCGCCCCTTCTTCCTCCCAAAGGATCACCGCTGTTTACGGCAACGCCAACTGGTCCACCACTGCCACCGGCATTGACAACACGTTCTTTACGGTGCGCAACTGGGAGGTGCAGTCCGGCCGCCGGTTCCTGGAGACGGAACTGCGGGCCGGCAAGGCGGTCTGCGTTATCGGCGCCACAATCGGCAAGGAGCTGTTCGGCGAAATGGACCCCATTGACAGCAGCATCCGGCTGGGCACTTTCTCCTGCCAGGTCATCGGCGTGCTGGAGGCCAAGGGCCAGTCTACCTTTGGTTCCGATCAGGACGATCTGGTGCTGGTGCCGCTGCGCACCTTTCAGCGGCGCATTGCCGGCAATCAGGACATCAGCCTGATCCAGGTGTCGGTGGCCGAGGGCAGGTCAACGGACAAGGCCAAAAGCGATATCGAGGAGCTGCTGCGCATCCGGCGACACATCGTCGGCGCGGAAAACGATAATTTTCAGGTGCGGGACATGAAGGAAATCACCAGAATGCTCACCGGCACCACCCAGATCCTCACCACCCTGCTGGGCGCGGTGGCGGCGGTCAGCCTGCTGGTGGGCGGCATCGGCATCATGAACATCATGCTGGTGTCGGTGACGGAACGCACCAGGGAGATCGGCATACGACTTGCCATCGGCGCCCTCGAACGCGAGGTGCTGCTGCAGTTTCTCGTGGAGGCGGTGGTGCTCTCCTCCTTCGGCGGCGTGATCGGCATCCTGCTCGCCGTCAGCGGCTCCATCGGCCTGGCCCGGCTGCTGCGGATTCCCTTTATTTTCAACCCCGGTATCATGGTCATCGCCTTTTTCTTTTCCGCCGCCGTTGGTGTCATCTTCGGCTTTTTTCCGGCCAGAAAGGCGGCCCGTCTCGACCCCATTGACGCCCTGCGCCATGAATAG